Part of the Candidatus Cloacimonadota bacterium genome, CAGGTACCGTCACTCCAGCTTCGTTGATCTTCATCATACGAAATTCAAATCTATGTGGAACTTCATCAATAAATGGATCAGAATCATGCATGGTAAACTTCAGTTTGATGCCGCTACCCACATCCTTGCCGTTGGGATTACCCTTGGTGGTATCCATCAGGCAAGTGGGACGGGCGGTATCCGTGCGGAATCTACGCCAGGCAGATTGAGCAGTGATATCACCACGGTTGTCGATTGCTATCACTTCAAAATGGCAAATCAGATTCAAAGGATTACCCAAGGAATCTGCAGCGGGGAAGTTGATGACAGCATATTTCTGAGTAGTCCATATAGTTCTATCAGCTTCAGGGCTGTCCAATGGTATGCTCTCGTCCGCACTTGGCAGATAGTGATACGCCCAGCCTTCTTTGGAATTGCCCTGGAGTGTCTCACTCTGCAAGATAACATCAGGGATCATGCCATCTTCAGCACTGCTGATGTATTCGTATCCGGGAGTTGGAATGGGTTCCATGTTTTCGTCCAAAACGCGGAATGCAAAGCCGGTTATTACGCCATCAGGATCGGTAGCATGCCAATAGATTTTCTGTTGAAATGAATACTTGAAAGATAGTGTGTCCACAGTGGCGGGAACATTGTCGTCAGTCCAGCCTTCATATGAAGTAATGCTGATCTCCGGAGGCAGGTTCTCAAATCTGCTTCCTGACTTTCCACATCCGGTTACAGAAAGCACTGTAACTGCCAGTAAAATGATGATTGCCAAGAGATTATATCTCTTATTACTCATCGGTCCTCCCAAACATCAGGTTGTGTTTTTTATTATGGTCTTCACTAAAATTGACGTCTATGATTTCGTCAACATATTTATTTATTCTTCTTGCCATCAGGTTTGCTTTTACCAAGTTTAAGTACAAAACAGAAGTGGTTATACGGCCAATTCCTCCGGGTACGGGAGTAATAGAACCAGCCTTTTTGGCACAGGCATCATAATCCACGTCTCCCACAAAAGAGCTGCTGCCATCAGGACTAATAATCTCATTGATCCCCACATCGATCAATACTGAGCCTTCACGAATCATATCAGCTTTCACAAAATGCGCTTTGCCAATGGCGGAAATCAGAATGTCTGCCGATCTGCATATTTGCTCCAGATTCCGGGTTTGGCTGTGGCATATTGTTACGGTGGCGTTTGCAAAAGGTCTCTTCCACAGCAAGATGTTTGCCAATGGCTTACCAACCACGTTTGAACGCCCCAGAATCACAGTGTGTTTCCCCTTGGGGTCTATCCCATAATATCTCATGGTATAATAAACCGCAGCAGGTGTACAGGGCAAAAACACCTCATTCTCCATCAGTATCTTACCCAAATTCACCGGATGCAGAGCGTCCAAATCCTTATCTGGGCTCACACTGATGTTTATTATGCTGTCATCAATGTCTTTGGGCAAGGGTTTCTGGATCATGATCCCGTGAATATCAGGATTATCGTTTGCCTCAGCAATAATTTTCAGTAGCTTTTCCTGCCCACAATCTATTACTAAAGCAAGCAATTCTGCCTCGCAACCAAGTTTTGCAGCTGTATTCACTATACTTTGTACATAGTAAGAGCTGGCGGGATCATCTCCCACTTGAATCAAAAGCATCTTGGGCTTCAAATCATACTCTGCCACCAAGCTTTTGGAAACCTTGTTGATTGCCAATGCTATTGCTTTTCCGGATAATACTTTTGGCACTATACCTCCACCGGATAACGTAGTCTCGAGATGTGGGTTGCTCGCTTCCCAACATCATCCAGA contains:
- a CDS encoding bifunctional 5,10-methylenetetrahydrofolate dehydrogenase/5,10-methenyltetrahydrofolate cyclohydrolase; the protein is MPKVLSGKAIALAINKVSKSLVAEYDLKPKMLLIQVGDDPASSYYVQSIVNTAAKLGCEAELLALVIDCGQEKLLKIIAEANDNPDIHGIMIQKPLPKDIDDSIINISVSPDKDLDALHPVNLGKILMENEVFLPCTPAAVYYTMRYYGIDPKGKHTVILGRSNVVGKPLANILLWKRPFANATVTICHSQTRNLEQICRSADILISAIGKAHFVKADMIREGSVLIDVGINEIISPDGSSSFVGDVDYDACAKKAGSITPVPGGIGRITTSVLYLNLVKANLMARRINKYVDEIIDVNFSEDHNKKHNLMFGRTDE